From Tiliqua scincoides isolate rTilSci1 chromosome 2, rTilSci1.hap2, whole genome shotgun sequence, the proteins below share one genomic window:
- the YIPF2 gene encoding protein YIPF2, translating to MAASDELKFHEFDEAMDLLAENASATTASISGQQSNTILNMDPSFEEHEPAEEEESDTSKLLSFQKKQSSFWSFEYYQALFDVDTYQVLDRIKGSLLPLPGKNFVWHRLRNNPDLYGPFWICATLVFTLAFSGNLSHFLEKKSSPSFHKVTIAGIVIYCYAWLVPLGLWGYLQWRRGGQVNVDSYTFLEMVCTYGYSLFVYIPTAVLWLIPILWLQWFLLVFAVGLSGSLLVLTFWPVIRSDTKVTACAMLTVIVSLHVLLAAGCKLYFFPKPATINETPMDPPNRVAASHLNISTSQSI from the exons ATGGCTGCCTCAGATGAACTCAAGTTTCATG AATTTGATGAAGCCATGGATTTGCTGGCTGAGAATGCCAGTGCCACCACTGCTAGCATTAGTGGGCAGCAAAGCAACACCATCCTGAACATGGACCCCAGCTTTGAGGAACATGAACCAGCAGAAGAAGAGGAGAGTGACACATCTAAG CTCTTGAGTTTCCAGAAGAAGCAGTCCAGTTTCTGGAGCTTTGAATATTACCAAGCTCTCTTTGATGTTGACACATACCAG GTGCTGGACAGGATAAAAGGTTCACTGCTTCCACTGCCAGGGAAAAACTTTGTATGGCACCGCTTAAGGAATAATCCTGACCTGTATG GTCCCTTCTGGATCTGTGCTACGTTGGTCTTCACACTGGCATTCAGTGGCAACTTGTCTCACTTCCTGGAGAAAAAAAGCAGCCCTTCCTTTCACAAAG TGACTATTGCAGGAATAGTTATATACTGCTATGCCTGGCTAGTGCCCCTTGGCCTATGGGGTTATCTGCAGTGGCGGAGAGGAGGCCAAGTCAACGTGGACTCTTACACCTTCTTGGAGATGGTCTGCACCTATGGCTACTCCCTGTTTGTGTACATTCCCACTGCG GTTCTGTGGTTGATCCCCATACTGTGGTTGCAGTGGTTCCTGCTCGTATTTGCTGTAGGACTTTCTGGATCACTTCTGGTCCTTACCTTCTGGCCAGTTATCCGCTCAGACACGAAGGTGACTGCTTGTGCTATGCTGACTGTCATAGTCTCTCTCCATGTCCTCCTGGCTGCTGGCTGCAAG CTATACTTCTTTCCCAAGCCAGCCACCATCAATGAGACACCAATGGACCCACCAAACAGAGTTGCAGCTTCTCACCTGAATATCTCGACCTCCCAGTCTATCTGA